In the genome of Massilia sp. PAMC28688, one region contains:
- the minE gene encoding cell division topological specificity factor MinE has protein sequence MALLSFLFPSKGKSASAAKERLQIIIARERGHRAGPDFLPALHRELIEVISKYTKVNADDIKLSLDRQGNLEVLEVNVVLPDA, from the coding sequence ATGGCCCTGCTCTCATTCCTGTTCCCCTCGAAAGGGAAAAGCGCATCGGCGGCCAAGGAACGGCTGCAGATCATCATCGCCCGCGAGCGCGGCCACCGCGCGGGACCGGATTTTCTGCCGGCCCTGCACCGTGAACTGATTGAAGTGATTTCCAAGTACACCAAGGTCAACGCCGACGACATCAAGCTGTCGCTGGACCGCCAGGGCAACCTGGAAGTACTGGAAGTGAACGTCGTCCTCCCGGACGCGTAA
- a CDS encoding disulfide bond formation protein B, which yields MLKNRTLLFAIAFSCFFVIGVALYYQHVKLMLPCPYCVIQRYAFLFAGLFALVAALVKRRTVWIDLALASAIGGAFTVYKHLEVIANPGFSCGIDPKTTFLNKLPTAQVLPQVFEADGFCSGAGDPVMGLPIPYWSAVWFAIIILALIVAHARRRS from the coding sequence ATGCTCAAGAACCGCACGCTGTTGTTTGCCATTGCCTTTTCCTGCTTCTTCGTCATCGGGGTGGCGCTGTACTACCAGCACGTCAAGCTGATGCTGCCTTGCCCTTATTGCGTCATTCAGCGCTATGCCTTCCTGTTTGCCGGCCTGTTTGCGCTGGTGGCGGCGCTGGTAAAGCGCCGCACAGTGTGGATCGACCTGGCCCTGGCCAGCGCGATCGGTGGCGCCTTCACGGTCTATAAGCATCTCGAGGTCATTGCCAATCCTGGCTTTTCGTGCGGTATCGATCCCAAGACCACGTTCCTCAACAAGCTGCCAACGGCGCAGGTGCTGCCGCAGGTGTTCGAAGCCGATGGCTTTTGCTCGGGCGCGGGCGACCCTGTCATGGGACTGCCGATTCCCTACTGGTCGGCGGTATGGTTTGCCATCATTATCCTGGCGCTGATTGTGGCGCATGCGCGCCGCCGTTCATGA
- a CDS encoding 5-methyltetrahydropteroyltriglutamate--homocysteine S-methyltransferase, with protein MASVRIHTPGFPRLGANCELIRALDAFARGDCSADEVEQTGRQLRARHWAMQASAGLDVVTVGDLTLGDHVAEHIALFGCAPPRFGREAGEPPLARSLALARGDAPLATAQWFDTGYHHLVPEFSAATGFTLHAGRLLEQVAQARALGHAVKAALIGPLTFLWLGREDAGFDRLSLLEQLLPAYCALLAQLKAAGAEWVQLDEPILGLDLAPAWRNAFEPCYWQLGQSGAQLMLATYFSPLEENLSLACRLPVAGLHVDGVSARQELVSVCDWLPVPKVLSVGIVDGRNIWRTDLDGAISVLQPLLARRNGCLWLAPSCSLLHVPMSLEGDATLDPEVRTWMACATEKLAELNTLKTALNGGDAEDALAAGRAAIASRARSTRVHSDAVAHAVSALASAPDGLPPASLDKGEAAGPGRHGMHGGAVAGQAYDGAPGAAAHGFSARLDGVTCSSNGWVQTSGWSCVKPPVIFGDVSRARSLAGELPTGLLPGPVTILQQSFVRDDQPRSLTALQIALALREEVAQLARDAAPTIGIGEPALHAALPLRRARRDDYLMWSTRALRVAADPVSA; from the coding sequence ATGGCTTCCGTTCGCATTCATACCCCCGGCTTCCCGCGCCTAGGCGCCAATTGCGAGCTGATTCGCGCCCTGGACGCCTTTGCACGCGGTGACTGCAGCGCCGATGAGGTCGAGCAGACCGGGCGCCAGCTGCGCGCCCGCCACTGGGCCATGCAGGCCAGTGCCGGGCTCGACGTCGTTACCGTTGGCGACCTCACCCTGGGGGACCACGTTGCCGAGCATATTGCGCTGTTCGGCTGCGCGCCCCCGCGCTTTGGCCGCGAGGCCGGCGAGCCACCACTGGCGCGTAGCCTGGCGCTGGCGCGGGGCGACGCGCCGCTGGCCACCGCCCAATGGTTTGACACGGGCTACCACCACCTGGTGCCGGAATTTTCTGCCGCCACCGGCTTCACGCTGCACGCCGGGCGCCTGCTGGAACAGGTGGCGCAGGCGCGCGCGCTGGGCCATGCCGTCAAGGCCGCGCTGATCGGCCCCCTCACCTTCCTGTGGCTGGGCCGGGAAGACGCCGGGTTCGACCGCCTGTCCCTGCTTGAGCAGCTGCTGCCGGCTTACTGCGCCCTGCTTGCGCAGCTCAAGGCCGCCGGCGCCGAATGGGTGCAGCTTGATGAACCAATCCTCGGCCTGGACCTGGCGCCGGCGTGGCGCAACGCCTTTGAGCCTTGCTACTGGCAGCTGGGCCAGTCGGGCGCGCAGCTGATGCTGGCCACGTACTTCTCGCCGCTGGAAGAAAACCTGAGCCTTGCATGCCGCCTGCCGGTGGCGGGCCTGCACGTCGATGGCGTGAGCGCGCGCCAGGAACTGGTGAGCGTATGCGACTGGCTGCCGGTGCCGAAGGTGCTATCGGTAGGCATTGTCGACGGCCGCAATATCTGGCGCACTGACCTTGACGGCGCCATCTCGGTGCTGCAGCCGCTGCTGGCGCGCCGCAACGGCTGCCTGTGGCTGGCGCCCTCGTGCTCCCTGCTGCACGTCCCAATGAGCCTGGAGGGCGATGCCACGCTCGACCCGGAAGTACGCACCTGGATGGCCTGTGCCACCGAAAAACTCGCTGAACTCAATACTCTCAAGACGGCGCTCAATGGCGGCGACGCGGAGGATGCGCTGGCCGCCGGCCGCGCAGCAATCGCCAGCCGCGCGCGCAGCACCCGGGTACACAGCGACGCCGTCGCCCATGCCGTGAGCGCGCTGGCCAGCGCCCCGGACGGCCTCCCGCCTGCGTCGCTGGACAAGGGCGAAGCAGCCGGCCCTGGCCGGCATGGCATGCACGGTGGCGCGGTGGCAGGCCAAGCGTATGACGGGGCGCCTGGTGCAGCGGCACATGGCTTCAGCGCGCGGCTTGACGGCGTTACCTGCAGCAGCAATGGCTGGGTGCAGACATCCGGATGGTCCTGCGTCAAGCCGCCTGTGATTTTCGGGGACGTGTCACGCGCGCGCAGCCTCGCCGGCGAGCTGCCCACCGGCCTGTTGCCTGGGCCCGTGACGATCTTGCAGCAATCGTTCGTGCGCGACGACCAGCCCCGTTCACTGACCGCGCTGCAGATTGCGCTCGCGCTGCGCGAGGAAGTAGCACAACTGGCGCGTGATGCCGCGCCCACCATCGGCATTGGCGAGCCGGCGCTGCATGCAGCCTTGCCGCTTCGGCGCGCGCGGCGCGACGACTACCTCATGTGGTCCACCCGCGCCCTGCGCGTGGCCGCCGATCCAGTATCAGCCTGA
- the minD gene encoding septum site-determining protein MinD — MARIIVVTSGKGGVGKTTSSASFSTGLALRGHKTAVLDFDVGLRNLDLIMGCERRVVYDLINVINGEASLNQALIKDKHCENLFILPASQTRDKDALSEEGVERVLNDLINMGFEYIICDSPAGIEHGALMALTFADEAVIVTNPEVSSVRDSDRILGIIQAKSRRAQTGAEPVKEHLLITRYSPKRVENGEMLSYQDVQEILRIPLIGIIPESETVLHASNSGNPAIHMKGSDVAEAYEDVISRFLGQELPLRFTTYEKPGLLQRIFGAK, encoded by the coding sequence GTGGCACGAATTATTGTTGTGACGTCCGGTAAAGGCGGCGTCGGTAAAACCACTTCCAGCGCCAGCTTCTCCACTGGGCTGGCCCTGCGCGGCCATAAGACGGCCGTTCTCGACTTCGACGTCGGCCTGCGTAACCTCGACCTGATCATGGGCTGCGAGCGGCGCGTGGTGTATGACCTCATCAACGTCATCAACGGTGAAGCATCGCTGAACCAGGCGCTGATCAAGGACAAGCACTGCGAAAACCTGTTCATCCTGCCCGCCTCGCAGACGCGCGACAAGGACGCCCTGTCGGAAGAAGGCGTCGAGCGCGTGCTCAATGACCTGATCAACATGGGCTTCGAGTACATCATCTGCGATTCACCGGCCGGTATCGAGCATGGCGCGCTGATGGCGCTCACGTTTGCCGACGAAGCGGTCATTGTCACCAATCCGGAAGTGTCGTCGGTGCGCGATTCGGACCGCATCCTCGGCATCATCCAGGCCAAGTCGCGCCGCGCGCAGACCGGCGCCGAGCCGGTGAAGGAACACCTCCTGATCACCCGCTACTCGCCCAAGCGGGTCGAGAATGGCGAAATGCTGTCCTACCAGGACGTGCAGGAAATCCTGCGCATTCCCCTGATCGGCATCATTCCGGAATCGGAGACGGTGCTGCATGCATCGAACTCGGGCAACCCGGCTATTCACATGAAGGGCAGCGACGTGGCGGAAGCGTATGAAGACGTGATTTCGCGCTTCCTGGGCCAGGAACTGCCGCTGCGCTTTACCACCTACGAAAAGCCAGGCCTGCTGCAGCGAATTTTTGGAGCGAAGTGA
- the prfA gene encoding peptide chain release factor 1 encodes MKPSMLAKLDQLSNRLVELDELLMTEGATSNMDSYRKMTREHAEIGPLVALYKEFERAQADIEEAQAMLSDPDMKEFAQEEIEAGKARVAALELDLQKMLLPKDANDERNIFLEIRAGTGGDESALFAGDLLRMYTRFAERNRWQVEMVSESASDLGGYREVIVRLVGNGVYSKLKFESGGHRVQRVPATETQGRIHTSACTVAVMPEADEVEDVNINPADLRIDTYRASGAGGQHINKTDSAVRITHLPTGIVVECQDDRSQHKNKASALKVLAARIKDVQLREQQSKEAATRKSLIGSGDRSERIRTYNFPQGRMTDHRINLTLYKLDFIMDGDLTELTCALAAEHQAELLAQLGD; translated from the coding sequence ATGAAACCATCCATGCTGGCCAAGCTGGACCAACTGTCCAACCGCCTCGTCGAACTCGATGAACTGCTCATGACCGAGGGCGCAACCTCGAACATGGACAGCTACCGCAAGATGACGCGCGAGCATGCCGAGATCGGGCCGCTGGTGGCCCTGTACAAGGAGTTCGAACGGGCCCAGGCCGATATCGAGGAAGCCCAGGCCATGCTGTCGGACCCGGACATGAAGGAATTCGCGCAGGAAGAGATCGAGGCCGGCAAGGCACGCGTGGCAGCGCTGGAACTGGACTTGCAAAAAATGCTGCTGCCGAAGGACGCCAACGACGAGCGCAATATCTTTCTGGAGATTCGCGCCGGCACCGGTGGCGATGAGTCGGCCCTGTTCGCGGGCGACCTGTTACGCATGTACACCCGCTTCGCCGAGCGCAATCGCTGGCAGGTGGAGATGGTGTCGGAATCTGCCTCGGACCTGGGCGGCTACCGCGAGGTGATCGTGCGCCTGGTCGGCAATGGCGTGTATTCAAAACTCAAGTTCGAGTCCGGCGGTCACCGCGTGCAGCGCGTGCCGGCCACGGAAACCCAGGGCCGCATCCACACCTCGGCCTGCACGGTGGCGGTGATGCCGGAGGCGGACGAGGTGGAAGATGTCAATATCAACCCTGCCGATCTGCGCATCGATACCTACCGCGCGTCAGGCGCGGGCGGCCAGCACATCAACAAGACCGATTCGGCGGTTCGCATCACTCACCTGCCCACCGGGATCGTGGTGGAGTGCCAGGACGACCGCAGCCAGCATAAGAACAAGGCCTCGGCCCTGAAGGTGCTGGCCGCGCGCATCAAGGACGTGCAGCTGCGCGAACAGCAGTCAAAGGAGGCAGCCACCCGCAAGAGCCTGATCGGCTCGGGCGACCGCAGCGAACGCATTCGCACCTATAACTTCCCGCAGGGCCGCATGACGGATCACCGCATCAACCTGACGCTCTACAAGCTCGATTTCATCATGGATGGCGATCTGACGGAGCTGACCTGCGCGCTGGCCGCCGAACACCAGGCCGAACTGCTGGCCCAGCTTGGAGATTAA
- the hemA gene encoding glutamyl-tRNA reductase translates to MQLLAVGLNHTTAPVSLREQLAFGPEQLGQAVRAARGWFAGIDPRGSDEAAILSTCNRTEMYAASHVDNPLDASAHFLADYHKLNFAELRPHLYMLPQGQAVRHAFRVASGLDSMVMGETQILGQMKDAVRVADEAGGLGTYLHQLFQRSFSVAKEVRTTTEIGAHSVSLAAAAVRLSHRIFDSVAKQNILFIGAGEMIELCATHFAAQNPNSITIANRTLERGQALAHRFNGKAIGLASLPEQLSHYDIVISCTASTLPLIGLGLVERAIKARRHKPMFMVDLAVPRDIETEVGRLDDVYLYTVDDLGQVVQTGMESRQAAVAQAEAIIETRVQSFLHWIDDRAMVPVIQDLQENSEAMRLLELERAKRMLARGDDVDAVLEALSKGLTAKFLHGPQQALHRAQGDERARLATLLPQLFRGRR, encoded by the coding sequence ATGCAACTGCTCGCCGTCGGCCTCAATCACACCACCGCTCCGGTCTCGCTTCGCGAGCAGCTGGCGTTTGGTCCTGAGCAGCTCGGTCAGGCCGTGCGCGCTGCACGCGGTTGGTTTGCAGGCATCGATCCCCGCGGCAGCGATGAGGCGGCAATTCTGTCGACCTGTAACCGCACCGAGATGTATGCGGCCAGCCATGTCGACAATCCCCTCGATGCGTCGGCCCATTTCCTGGCCGATTACCACAAGCTGAACTTCGCCGAGCTGCGTCCGCACCTGTACATGCTGCCGCAGGGACAGGCCGTGCGCCATGCCTTCCGCGTCGCTTCCGGCCTCGATTCCATGGTCATGGGCGAAACCCAGATCCTCGGCCAGATGAAGGATGCGGTGCGCGTGGCCGATGAAGCCGGCGGCCTCGGGACCTACCTGCACCAGCTGTTCCAGCGCAGCTTTTCCGTGGCCAAGGAGGTGCGCACCACCACCGAAATCGGCGCCCACAGCGTGTCGCTGGCCGCCGCCGCCGTGCGCCTGTCGCACCGCATTTTCGACAGCGTCGCCAAGCAGAACATCCTGTTCATCGGCGCCGGCGAAATGATCGAGCTGTGCGCCACCCACTTCGCGGCCCAAAACCCCAACAGCATCACCATCGCCAACCGCACCTTGGAGCGCGGCCAGGCACTGGCGCACCGCTTCAATGGCAAGGCCATCGGCCTGGCGTCGCTGCCGGAGCAGCTCTCGCACTACGACATCGTGATCTCCTGCACCGCCTCGACCCTGCCCCTGATCGGCCTTGGCCTGGTCGAGCGCGCGATCAAGGCGCGCCGCCACAAGCCAATGTTCATGGTCGACCTGGCGGTACCGCGCGATATCGAAACCGAGGTCGGTCGCCTCGACGACGTCTACCTGTACACGGTCGATGACCTGGGCCAGGTGGTCCAGACGGGCATGGAAAGCCGCCAGGCCGCCGTGGCCCAGGCCGAAGCAATCATCGAGACGCGCGTGCAGTCCTTCCTGCACTGGATCGATGACCGCGCCATGGTGCCGGTCATCCAGGATCTGCAGGAAAACAGCGAGGCAATGCGCCTGCTGGAACTGGAGCGCGCCAAGCGCATGCTGGCCCGCGGCGATGATGTCGATGCCGTGCTCGAGGCGCTCTCCAAGGGCTTGACGGCCAAGTTCTTGCATGGTCCCCAGCAGGCGCTGCACCGGGCCCAGGGTGACGAGCGCGCACGCCTGGCAACGCTGCTGCCCCAGTTGTTCCGCGGCCGCCGTTAG
- a CDS encoding response regulator transcription factor yields the protein MRIAVLDNDRSQADLICQVLSAAGHNCLTFENGKELLAHLRKESFDMLIMDWQVADMTGAELMRRTKEKIAAATPVMFITTSTAEDDIVAGITAGADDYMIKPLRRGELVARVQALLRRAYPSQNGAEQLQFGPYIFETRPGRLLMDGVVIDVTHKEFYLALLFFRNIGRPLSRAYIHEAVWIRETDVPSRTMDTHVSRVRNKLQLRPENGFRLVPVYSYGYRLEKLGS from the coding sequence ATGAGAATCGCCGTCCTAGACAATGACCGAAGCCAGGCAGATTTGATTTGCCAAGTGCTGTCAGCCGCCGGGCACAACTGTCTGACCTTCGAAAATGGCAAGGAGCTGCTTGCGCACCTGCGCAAGGAAAGCTTCGACATGCTGATCATGGACTGGCAAGTGGCCGACATGACCGGAGCCGAGCTGATGCGGCGGACCAAGGAAAAGATTGCCGCCGCCACGCCGGTCATGTTCATCACCACCAGCACGGCCGAGGACGACATCGTGGCCGGCATCACGGCCGGGGCGGACGACTACATGATCAAGCCGCTGCGGCGTGGCGAGTTGGTGGCGCGGGTGCAGGCACTCTTGCGGCGCGCCTATCCGAGTCAGAACGGCGCCGAGCAGCTGCAGTTCGGGCCCTACATCTTTGAGACGCGGCCCGGGCGGCTACTGATGGATGGCGTGGTGATCGACGTCACCCACAAGGAGTTCTACCTGGCGCTCCTATTCTTTCGCAACATTGGGCGGCCACTATCGCGCGCCTACATTCACGAAGCGGTATGGATCCGCGAGACCGACGTTCCCTCGCGCACCATGGACACCCACGTCTCGCGGGTGCGCAACAAGCTGCAGCTGCGTCCCGAAAACGGCTTCCGCCTGGTGCCCGTCTACAGCTACGGCTACCGCCTGGAAAAACTCGGCAGCTGA
- a CDS encoding DUF885 family protein: MRPLFAIPVLLCLPLMALAASEADQQASALFDTDWQWRMRNQPEYATTVGDYRYNHLLSDTSLAGLRAATSQHALMLEQARQLDRSTLSAATALSLDLFIFEKEQLLQMAALYPYPPQPLTGQHGVHISFAQTVAQMPFATEMDYLNYISRLDRLPLHLAGITEQLREGMRSGWVAPRAAMRRVPAMLRQLRENAVTGPLGQPFRQIPATIDKTMRDAIAEVGPATLRNKVVPALQELEDFVRTQYLPLARESIAASALPGGAQYYALLVAQHTGSTLSPAQVHALGQKEVARIHARMPAAIARTGFKGSFAQFAAFATSDKRLFYDDPAAMLRRYRSLLARTTAALPRLFESVPAQELLVKPASDAGAAYMAGAWYEAGTADRPAAFVVNTTRLQIRPRWEMETLALHEGVPGHHLQAARARELAGLPAFRRHAWHGAFGEGWAMYAETLGPELGLFRDAFSAFGHLNAELFRAVRLVVDTGIHSQGWTRQQAIDYMNANTANSRADNELEVDRYIAWPAQALGYKIGQLKFRQLREKSQAALGANFDVRRFHSVLLDNGPLPLYLLEQQVDQWLAAAPAKASAPARN; the protein is encoded by the coding sequence ATGCGCCCTCTGTTTGCCATTCCTGTCCTGCTTTGCCTGCCGCTGATGGCCCTGGCCGCGAGCGAGGCGGATCAGCAGGCCAGCGCCCTGTTCGACACGGACTGGCAGTGGCGCATGCGCAACCAGCCGGAATACGCCACCACGGTGGGCGACTACCGCTACAACCATCTGCTGTCCGATACCAGCCTGGCCGGCCTGCGCGCAGCCACCAGCCAGCACGCCCTCATGCTGGAGCAGGCACGCCAGCTGGACCGCAGCACGCTCTCGGCGGCCACTGCGCTGTCGCTTGACCTGTTCATCTTTGAAAAGGAACAGCTGCTGCAGATGGCGGCGCTCTACCCCTATCCGCCGCAGCCCCTCACCGGCCAGCACGGCGTCCATATCAGCTTTGCGCAGACGGTGGCGCAGATGCCTTTCGCCACCGAGATGGACTACCTCAATTACATCAGCCGCCTTGACCGGCTGCCACTGCACCTGGCCGGCATCACCGAGCAGCTGCGTGAGGGGATGCGCAGCGGCTGGGTAGCGCCCCGGGCCGCCATGCGCCGGGTGCCGGCCATGCTGCGCCAGCTGCGCGAAAACGCCGTCACCGGCCCACTCGGGCAGCCCTTCCGCCAGATCCCGGCCACCATCGACAAGACCATGCGCGACGCGATCGCAGAAGTCGGCCCGGCCACGCTGCGCAACAAGGTGGTGCCGGCCCTGCAGGAGCTCGAGGATTTCGTGCGCACCCAGTACCTGCCGCTGGCGCGAGAGAGCATCGCGGCCAGCGCCCTGCCCGGCGGGGCCCAGTATTACGCGCTGCTGGTGGCGCAGCACACCGGTTCCACGCTGTCGCCGGCCCAAGTGCATGCGCTGGGCCAGAAGGAAGTGGCGCGCATCCATGCCCGCATGCCGGCGGCCATTGCGCGCACGGGCTTCAAGGGTTCGTTCGCCCAGTTTGCCGCCTTTGCCACCAGCGACAAGCGCCTGTTCTACGACGATCCGGCCGCCATGCTGCGGCGCTACCGCAGCCTGCTGGCGCGCACCACGGCTGCCCTGCCGCGTTTGTTCGAGTCCGTCCCGGCCCAGGAACTGCTGGTCAAGCCGGCCAGCGACGCCGGCGCGGCCTACATGGCCGGCGCCTGGTATGAGGCCGGCACCGCCGACCGTCCGGCCGCCTTTGTCGTCAATACCACGCGCCTGCAGATCCGGCCGCGCTGGGAAATGGAAACGCTGGCCCTGCACGAAGGCGTGCCGGGCCATCATCTGCAGGCCGCGCGCGCACGCGAGCTGGCGGGCCTGCCGGCTTTCCGGCGCCACGCCTGGCACGGCGCATTCGGCGAAGGCTGGGCCATGTACGCTGAAACGCTGGGGCCCGAACTGGGTCTGTTCAGGGATGCGTTTTCCGCCTTTGGCCATCTGAACGCGGAGCTGTTCCGGGCCGTGCGGCTGGTGGTCGATACCGGCATCCATTCGCAGGGCTGGACCCGGCAGCAGGCCATCGACTACATGAATGCCAACACGGCCAACAGCCGCGCCGACAATGAGCTGGAAGTGGACCGTTATATCGCGTGGCCGGCCCAGGCCCTGGGCTACAAGATCGGCCAGCTCAAGTTCCGCCAGCTGCGCGAGAAATCGCAGGCCGCCCTCGGTGCGAATTTCGACGTGCGGCGCTTCCACAGCGTGCTGCTCGATAATGGCCCCCTGCCCCTGTATCTTCTTGAACAGCAGGTTGACCAGTGGCTGGCGGCGGCGCCCGCAAAAGCATCGGCCCCGGCCCGCAACTAG
- the minC gene encoding septum site-determining protein MinC, which translates to MLKSPSLLPIEIKISTVVAISTILYSADPLAIDAALKQMTGGAADFFEDEFAVIDVTTIADSTPIIDWVKLVEILKKYRLNAVAVRGASAAMAEAIRASGLSLDDGVSGIKPRGSPDAAPAATAAPAAVAAPAPAPSAPSAPPAAATAATAVVTPGTMIIDQPVRAGQRVYARGCDLIITATVNNGAEVIADGSIHVYAALNGRALAGASGNAEARIFALAMQPELVSIAGVYRVFDEGFPPNMARQPAQIRLAGDRIDILSLSPGSRA; encoded by the coding sequence ATGCTCAAAAGCCCGTCCCTGCTACCCATCGAAATCAAGATCTCCACCGTCGTTGCGATCTCCACGATCCTGTACTCGGCGGACCCGCTCGCGATCGACGCGGCGCTCAAGCAAATGACCGGCGGCGCTGCGGATTTTTTCGAAGACGAATTCGCCGTCATCGATGTCACCACGATCGCTGACAGTACCCCTATCATTGACTGGGTCAAGCTGGTCGAGATCCTGAAAAAATACCGGCTCAACGCCGTCGCCGTGCGCGGCGCCAGCGCTGCCATGGCCGAGGCGATCCGCGCCAGCGGCCTGTCGCTGGACGATGGCGTGTCGGGCATCAAGCCGCGCGGGAGCCCGGACGCGGCGCCCGCTGCCACGGCCGCACCGGCTGCCGTGGCAGCGCCCGCGCCGGCCCCCTCAGCCCCGTCAGCCCCACCGGCGGCGGCTACCGCGGCCACCGCCGTCGTCACCCCGGGCACCATGATCATCGATCAGCCGGTGCGCGCCGGCCAGCGCGTGTATGCGCGCGGCTGCGACCTGATTATTACCGCTACCGTCAACAACGGCGCCGAAGTCATCGCCGACGGCAGCATCCACGTGTACGCGGCCCTCAACGGCCGCGCGCTCGCTGGCGCGTCGGGCAACGCCGAGGCGCGCATCTTCGCCCTGGCGATGCAGCCGGAGCTGGTCTCGATTGCAGGCGTGTACCGCGTGTTCGACGAAGGCTTCCCGCCGAATATGGCACGGCAGCCCGCGCAAATTCGGCTGGCCGGCGACCGGATCGATATACTATCGCTCAGTCCGGGTTCCCGCGCTTAA
- the prmC gene encoding peptide chain release factor N(5)-glutamine methyltransferase: protein MIAAGATLGSLLAALPFDALENRILVCHALKVTRVGLITQSERILTQAEAQALSSLVQRRSAGEPIAYIVGRREFFGLDFHVTSDVLIPRPDTELLVELALERLPTGARVLDMGTGSGAIAVAIAHSRPDARVTALDVSEPALAVARANALANQVQVRFVLSDWFAALDGEPFEVIASNPPYIASGDSHLAQGDLRFEPTGALTDHADGLSALRTIAAGAPRHLAPGGWLLMEHGYDQAAQVRTMLEQLGYSEVQSWRDLAGIERTTGARAP from the coding sequence ATGATCGCTGCCGGCGCCACCCTCGGCTCGCTGCTGGCGGCGCTGCCCTTCGACGCGCTTGAAAACCGGATCCTGGTCTGCCATGCGCTCAAGGTCACGCGGGTGGGCCTGATCACCCAGTCGGAGCGCATCCTGACGCAGGCCGAGGCGCAGGCGCTGTCTTCCCTCGTGCAGCGCCGCAGCGCAGGCGAACCGATTGCCTACATTGTGGGCAGGCGCGAATTCTTCGGCCTCGATTTCCACGTCACCAGCGATGTGCTCATTCCCCGCCCGGACACCGAGCTGCTGGTGGAACTGGCGCTCGAGCGCCTGCCAACGGGCGCCCGGGTGCTTGACATGGGAACCGGCAGCGGTGCGATAGCGGTGGCGATCGCGCACAGCAGGCCGGATGCCCGGGTCACGGCGCTGGACGTGAGCGAACCGGCGCTGGCGGTGGCACGCGCCAATGCGCTGGCCAACCAGGTCCAGGTGCGCTTTGTGCTCAGTGACTGGTTTGCCGCTCTCGATGGCGAGCCGTTCGAGGTCATCGCCTCCAATCCACCCTACATCGCCAGCGGCGACAGCCACCTGGCCCAGGGCGACTTGCGCTTTGAACCAACGGGGGCGCTCACCGATCACGCCGATGGCCTGTCGGCCCTGCGCACCATCGCCGCCGGCGCGCCGCGCCACCTTGCCCCAGGCGGGTGGCTGCTGATGGAGCATGGATATGACCAGGCCGCGCAGGTGCGCACCATGCTGGAGCAACTGGGCTACAGCGAGGTACAGAGCTGGCGCGACCTGGCCGGGATCGAGCGCACCACCGGCGCTCGCGCTCCCTGA
- a CDS encoding LysR family transcriptional regulator, whose protein sequence is MLELRHLRTLSALQSAGSLVRAAQLLNLTQSALSHQIRLMEERYGGPLFERKSVPIAFTATGTRLLDLAGAVLPAVEQAERDVARLSQGDTGQLRVALECHTCFDWLMPVMDEFRQRWPEVEIDLVSGFHSDPVELLRAGQADLVIGSACGPGFTVFPLFRFEILVVLAQKHRLASQRRLEAADFAGETLITYPVPQERIDLIREVLLPAGVRFERRTAELTVAILQLVASRRGVAALPNWAIKNYVDYDYVLAKPVGAGGLWSDAFVSVPPALASKAFVADFVTVIREQCARTLDGIKLLT, encoded by the coding sequence ATGCTCGAGCTTCGTCATCTGCGTACCCTGAGCGCGCTGCAATCGGCGGGCAGCCTGGTGCGGGCGGCGCAATTACTGAACCTCACGCAGTCTGCGCTGTCCCACCAGATCCGGCTCATGGAAGAGCGTTACGGCGGCCCCCTGTTCGAGCGCAAGTCGGTCCCCATTGCCTTTACCGCCACCGGCACCCGCCTGCTGGACCTGGCGGGCGCCGTGTTGCCCGCCGTAGAGCAGGCCGAGCGTGATGTGGCCCGCCTGTCGCAGGGCGATACGGGCCAGCTGCGGGTGGCGCTCGAATGCCATACCTGCTTTGACTGGCTGATGCCGGTCATGGACGAGTTTCGCCAGCGCTGGCCGGAAGTGGAAATCGACCTGGTCTCCGGTTTCCACAGCGACCCGGTGGAATTGCTGCGCGCGGGGCAGGCCGACCTGGTCATCGGTTCGGCATGCGGGCCCGGCTTTACCGTGTTTCCCCTGTTCCGTTTCGAGATTCTGGTCGTGCTGGCGCAAAAGCATCGCCTGGCTTCCCAGCGTCGCCTGGAAGCGGCTGATTTTGCGGGCGAAACCCTGATCACGTATCCCGTGCCGCAGGAACGCATCGATCTCATCCGCGAAGTATTGCTGCCGGCAGGCGTCAGGTTCGAACGCCGCACGGCCGAGCTGACGGTAGCGATCCTGCAGCTCGTGGCCAGCCGGCGCGGGGTCGCGGCGCTGCCCAACTGGGCCATCAAGAACTATGTCGATTACGACTATGTGCTGGCCAAGCCGGTGGGTGCGGGCGGCCTGTGGAGCGATGCCTTTGTATCGGTGCCGCCGGCGCTGGCCTCGAAAGCCTTCGTCGCTGACTTCGTGACCGTGATCAGGGAGCAATGCGCGCGCACGCTGGATGGCATCAAATTACTCACTTGA